The Chryseobacterium nakagawai genome has a segment encoding these proteins:
- a CDS encoding efflux RND transporter periplasmic adaptor subunit, whose amino-acid sequence MNIKSFILCVSALLCALSCDKNNPNKNKNTKEVPVLEVKQKDTLINSQFVTDIQAKRNVEIRSRIDGIIQHIYVNEGQFVKKGQSLFKINDAELQMDLLKAEARFKQTKADLRIAEVELKQIESLYAKKFVAVNEFELAKARLASARAKCSFAEAEKKAVVQQINFTLITAPFDGVIDVIPHKSGSLVNNGTLLTTLSQLDEVYAYFSIPENKYFELLASDKLGKHQKIELTLPNGTNYQFNGTLKSAKSEIDRATGSIRYKVLFPNPQHIIKHGTSGKLTISDVQNNALLIPQKSTFSIQDKTYIFLVDKNNKVKMTNIKVGPAIKNSYLVESGIKKGDLIIYEGAQSLKDGDVIKIKDRL is encoded by the coding sequence ATGAATATAAAAAGTTTCATATTATGCGTAAGCGCATTATTATGCGCATTATCATGTGATAAAAACAATCCCAATAAAAATAAAAACACTAAGGAAGTTCCCGTTCTTGAGGTAAAACAAAAAGATACGTTGATCAACAGCCAGTTTGTTACCGATATACAGGCCAAAAGAAATGTTGAAATCCGCTCCAGAATTGACGGTATCATTCAACATATTTATGTCAATGAAGGGCAGTTTGTAAAAAAAGGGCAGTCGCTTTTCAAGATCAATGATGCTGAGTTACAAATGGATCTGTTAAAGGCTGAGGCCAGGTTTAAACAGACAAAAGCCGACCTTCGGATCGCTGAGGTTGAACTCAAGCAGATTGAGAGTTTATATGCTAAAAAGTTTGTTGCTGTTAACGAGTTTGAACTTGCTAAAGCCAGGTTGGCATCTGCGCGCGCAAAATGTTCTTTTGCCGAAGCTGAGAAAAAAGCGGTTGTCCAGCAGATTAATTTTACATTGATTACAGCGCCATTCGACGGTGTGATAGATGTCATTCCTCATAAAAGCGGAAGTCTGGTCAATAACGGAACACTGCTTACGACACTTTCGCAACTGGATGAGGTATATGCTTATTTCTCCATTCCTGAAAATAAATACTTTGAACTTTTGGCCAGTGATAAATTAGGAAAGCATCAGAAGATTGAGCTTACCCTTCCTAATGGAACAAACTATCAGTTTAATGGTACGTTAAAATCTGCTAAAAGCGAGATTGACCGTGCTACCGGATCTATCAGGTATAAGGTGCTTTTCCCAAACCCACAACATATCATCAAGCATGGGACTTCCGGTAAACTGACCATTTCCGATGTTCAGAATAATGCACTCCTCATTCCGCAAAAATCAACCTTTTCAATTCAGGATAAAACCTATATATTCCTGGTGGATAAGAATAATAAAGTAAAGATGACCAATATTAAAGTAGGTCCGGCCATAAAGAATTCTTATCTGGTTGAAAGCGGTATCAAAAAGGGAGATCTGATTATTTATGAAGGAGCGCAGTCTCTTAAAGATGGAGATGTCATCAAAATTAAAGACCGATTATAA